One stretch of Variovorax sp. 54 DNA includes these proteins:
- a CDS encoding MFS transporter: MNTQFRPGKAWTIVALLTFLQLVNFVDKIVIGLVAVPMMTELKLTPVQFGLIGGSFFWLFAISGVVVGMIANRVKTTHLLLGMAVLWSLVQLPMIFTSSIAMIVVARVILGAGEGPAAPVANHAVYKWFPDSRRSLPVTVMNAGASVALVLSGLLIPMITQAWGWRANFIVLALVGLAWAVAWRVFGEEGTLVERKATHGAAPASGRRIPYARLLTDRSAIGIMLLHFVAYWGLALTLTWLPAYIQRGLGYSAVDAGRMFALVVLLGVPVNLALSWWSQRLLVRGASSRGARGVLSSLALVVGGVLFCTLMAFDLGPVQKICIIAIASGLAPIVYSLGPAMMGEITPDTQRGGMLAVENSVASLAGIAAPVVMGRLIEANQAVAAHGYELGFAVSGGLLIAGGLLGLVLVNPARSLSVQRARAQADASALSPAAG; the protein is encoded by the coding sequence GTGAACACTCAATTCCGCCCCGGCAAGGCATGGACGATCGTCGCCCTGCTGACCTTTCTTCAACTGGTGAACTTCGTCGACAAGATCGTCATCGGCCTGGTGGCCGTGCCCATGATGACCGAGCTGAAGCTCACGCCCGTGCAGTTCGGCTTGATCGGCGGCAGCTTCTTCTGGCTGTTCGCGATCTCGGGCGTCGTGGTCGGCATGATCGCCAACCGCGTCAAGACCACGCACCTGCTGCTCGGCATGGCCGTGCTGTGGTCGCTGGTGCAGCTGCCAATGATCTTCACCTCGTCGATCGCGATGATCGTCGTGGCGCGCGTGATCCTGGGCGCCGGCGAGGGGCCGGCCGCGCCGGTGGCCAACCACGCGGTCTACAAGTGGTTCCCCGACAGCCGGCGCAGCCTGCCGGTGACGGTGATGAACGCCGGCGCCTCCGTGGCGCTGGTGCTCTCGGGCCTGCTGATTCCGATGATCACGCAGGCCTGGGGCTGGCGTGCCAACTTCATCGTGCTCGCGCTCGTCGGCTTGGCCTGGGCCGTCGCGTGGCGGGTGTTCGGCGAGGAGGGCACGCTCGTCGAGCGCAAGGCGACGCACGGCGCGGCGCCGGCGTCCGGGCGCCGCATTCCCTATGCGCGGCTGCTCACGGACCGCAGCGCGATCGGCATCATGCTGCTGCACTTCGTCGCGTACTGGGGGCTGGCGCTTACGCTGACCTGGCTGCCCGCCTACATCCAGAGGGGGCTGGGCTACAGCGCGGTCGACGCGGGGCGGATGTTCGCCCTCGTGGTGCTGCTGGGCGTGCCGGTCAATCTGGCGCTGTCGTGGTGGTCGCAGCGCCTGCTGGTGCGCGGTGCCTCGTCGCGCGGCGCGCGCGGCGTGCTGTCGAGCCTGGCGCTGGTCGTGGGTGGGGTGCTCTTCTGCACGCTGATGGCGTTCGACCTCGGGCCGGTGCAGAAGATCTGCATCATCGCCATCGCGTCGGGGCTGGCGCCCATCGTCTATTCGCTGGGGCCGGCCATGATGGGCGAGATCACGCCCGACACCCAGCGCGGCGGCATGCTGGCCGTCGAGAACTCCGTGGCCTCGCTCGCCGGCATTGCCGCGCCCGTGGTCATGGGCCGCCTCATCGAGGCGAACCAGGCGGTGGCCGCGCACGGCTACGAGCTCGGCTTCGCGGTCAGCGGGGGGCTGCTCATTGCCGGCGGGCTGCTCGGGCTCGTGCTGGTGAACCCGGCGCGCTCGCTGTCTGTGCAGCGCGCCCGCGCGCAGGCCGACGCGTCGGCCCTCAGCCCTGCGGCCGGGTGA
- a CDS encoding GMC family oxidoreductase, whose amino-acid sequence MVASDSFDFIVVGAGSAGAAAAARLSESGRHQVLLLEAGPPDTSAWTRIPLGVAKVLEQGRLTRSFFTEPDPQLNDRRIYWPRGWVVGGSSTVNGMIWVHGTPREYDRWAEDGCPGWAYADLLPWFRKIESFQGGDAASRGREGPVTVTEFQPVDGLADAFLDASAQAGIAPRVADYNARGYGGSYLQFNTRNGVRCNTRMAYLDPARGRPNLTLMTGAMVGRVVLEGGRATGVRARIGGREVVFTARREVLLCGGAFNSPQLLELSGVGGREALSAQGVPLLHELPMVGENLSEHVYSPLQYEVNPGVSWNKALSSPWGQGRLGLRWLLRRDGPLSSNSITAQTFAPMQPGGTDAELKLQVQQLSTSNNRGKGRMAIDRFDGITLASFQICPHSRGASHIRSADPAADPKLVARHFTDARDVQACLHALKLSRRIAETGPMARLIRSEVRPGPQAGSDEALIAHIRATGATAYHPVGTCRIGTDAAQSVVDPALQVHGVRGLRVADASVMPTIASTNTNAISIVIGERAAAFALAAC is encoded by the coding sequence ATGGTTGCGAGCGACAGTTTCGATTTCATCGTGGTCGGCGCCGGCTCGGCCGGGGCCGCCGCCGCGGCGCGCCTGAGCGAGAGCGGGCGCCACCAGGTCCTGCTGCTGGAGGCCGGGCCGCCCGACACCAGCGCGTGGACGCGCATCCCGCTGGGCGTGGCCAAGGTGCTGGAGCAGGGGCGGCTCACGCGCAGCTTCTTCACCGAGCCCGATCCGCAACTGAACGACCGCCGCATCTACTGGCCGCGCGGCTGGGTGGTGGGCGGCTCGTCCACCGTCAACGGCATGATCTGGGTGCACGGCACGCCGCGCGAGTACGACCGCTGGGCCGAGGACGGTTGCCCGGGCTGGGCCTACGCTGACCTCCTGCCCTGGTTCCGCAAGATCGAGAGCTTCCAGGGCGGCGACGCGGCCTCGCGCGGACGCGAAGGACCGGTCACGGTGACCGAGTTCCAGCCGGTCGACGGGCTGGCCGACGCCTTTCTCGATGCCAGCGCACAGGCCGGCATCGCCCCGCGCGTGGCCGACTACAACGCGCGCGGCTACGGCGGCAGCTACCTGCAGTTCAACACCCGCAACGGCGTGCGCTGCAACACGCGCATGGCCTACCTCGACCCGGCACGCGGCCGGCCCAACCTCACGCTGATGACCGGCGCGATGGTCGGGCGCGTGGTGCTGGAAGGCGGGCGCGCCACCGGCGTGCGTGCGCGCATCGGCGGGCGCGAGGTGGTCTTCACGGCCCGGCGCGAAGTGCTGCTGTGCGGCGGCGCCTTCAACTCGCCGCAGCTGCTGGAGCTGTCGGGTGTCGGCGGGCGCGAGGCGCTGTCGGCGCAGGGCGTGCCGCTGCTGCACGAGCTGCCGATGGTCGGCGAGAACCTCAGCGAGCATGTCTACAGCCCGCTGCAGTACGAGGTGAACCCGGGCGTGAGCTGGAACAAGGCCCTGTCCAGTCCCTGGGGACAGGGCCGGCTGGGCCTGCGCTGGCTGCTGCGGCGCGACGGCCCGCTGTCGTCGAACTCCATCACCGCGCAGACCTTCGCGCCGATGCAGCCCGGCGGGACGGACGCCGAACTCAAGCTGCAGGTGCAGCAGCTGAGCACCTCCAACAACCGCGGCAAGGGCCGGATGGCCATCGACCGCTTCGACGGCATCACGCTCGCGTCGTTCCAGATCTGCCCGCACTCGCGCGGCGCGTCGCACATCCGCAGCGCCGACCCTGCCGCCGACCCGAAGCTCGTGGCCCGCCACTTCACCGATGCGCGCGACGTGCAGGCCTGCCTGCATGCGTTGAAGCTGTCGCGCCGCATCGCCGAGACGGGGCCCATGGCGCGGCTGATCCGCAGCGAGGTCCGGCCGGGGCCGCAGGCCGGCAGCGACGAGGCCCTGATCGCGCACATCCGCGCCACCGGGGCCACGGCCTACCACCCGGTGGGCACCTGCCGCATCGGCACCGACGCCGCGCAGTCGGTGGTCGATCCGGCGTTGCAGGTGCACGGCGTGCGCGGGCTGCGCGTGGCCGACGCGTCGGTCATGCCGACGATTGCGTCGACCAACACCAACGCGATCTCGATCGTCATCGGCGAGCGGGCCGCGGCCTTCGCGCTGGCGGCATGCTGA
- a CDS encoding winged helix-turn-helix transcriptional regulator, with the protein MRAVTPLGHAVFSLALRGAWKREDDADAMASARKPRAEAPPGRGPASPAAAGPAPAPSTGSLEVAAHGGRGPGVAVRRIAVLEHSDPDRHFVASAVREAGHEVIEFSLLRKFAQVLSAGEQFDLLLLALDGSPDVVWSAAKFLRRLAGESTPLLLLMRPEQLLGNKVVTSELADDFVLMPCEDCELVVRVFRVLASRAEAAKEVFCFGRFEFDPVGCTVSIDGHGTRLQPRQFELALFLFRHANRAYSREEIFRAVWGDAGPLGQTRTVDVHMTRLRKLLKMTGTKDVSLVSIRGFGYRLFMNTYPSA; encoded by the coding sequence ATGCGCGCCGTGACACCCCTGGGCCACGCGGTGTTCTCGCTCGCGCTGCGCGGCGCATGGAAGCGCGAGGACGATGCCGACGCCATGGCGTCCGCGCGCAAGCCGCGGGCCGAGGCACCGCCTGGACGAGGCCCGGCCTCCCCCGCTGCGGCCGGGCCCGCGCCGGCCCCTTCGACCGGCAGCCTCGAGGTCGCGGCCCATGGCGGCCGCGGGCCCGGCGTTGCCGTGCGGCGCATCGCGGTGCTGGAGCATTCCGACCCCGACCGGCACTTCGTGGCCAGCGCCGTGCGCGAGGCGGGCCACGAGGTCATCGAGTTCTCGCTCCTGAGAAAGTTTGCACAGGTGCTGTCCGCCGGAGAGCAGTTCGACCTGTTGCTGCTCGCACTCGACGGCAGCCCCGACGTGGTCTGGTCGGCGGCCAAGTTCCTGCGGCGCCTGGCCGGTGAATCCACGCCGCTGCTGCTGTTGATGCGGCCGGAGCAGCTGCTCGGCAACAAGGTCGTCACCTCGGAGCTCGCCGACGACTTCGTGCTGATGCCGTGCGAAGACTGCGAGCTGGTCGTGCGCGTCTTCCGCGTGCTGGCCTCCCGGGCCGAGGCGGCGAAGGAGGTCTTCTGCTTCGGCCGCTTCGAGTTCGATCCGGTCGGCTGCACGGTCAGCATCGACGGACATGGCACGCGCCTTCAGCCGCGCCAGTTCGAGCTGGCGCTGTTCCTGTTCCGGCATGCGAACCGTGCGTACTCGCGCGAGGAAATCTTCCGCGCGGTGTGGGGCGACGCGGGCCCCCTGGGCCAGACCCGCACGGTCGATGTGCACATGACCCGGCTGCGCAAGCTGCTGAAGATGACGGGCACCAAGGACGTGTCGCTGGTGTCGATCCGCGGCTTCGGCTACCGGCTCTTCATGAACACGTACCCGAGCGCCTGA
- a CDS encoding peptidoglycan DD-metalloendopeptidase family protein, translating to MAALLVGACSTTPSTPVAGPGEYVVQTGDTLYRIAQRHGRTTAEIARWNQIKDPDQLEAGQVLRVVPPGGATTAGATPPPRSSGSSSTDKAKPVPVPRERDPVVPPASRRSDWGWPTQGAVIAGFNGNSNKGLDISGSSGEPVHAIGAGSVAATETMRGYGSVIMVDHGGSYMSIYTNVGTVGVKQGQRVQRGQKLAEIGPAEGGRAKLHFEIRYRGKAVDPRLYLPAK from the coding sequence ATGGCGGCATTGCTGGTGGGCGCATGTTCCACCACGCCGAGCACGCCGGTGGCCGGCCCCGGCGAATACGTCGTGCAAACGGGCGACACGCTCTACCGCATCGCGCAGCGCCACGGCCGCACGACGGCCGAGATTGCCCGCTGGAACCAGATCAAGGACCCCGACCAGCTCGAAGCCGGCCAGGTGCTGCGCGTGGTGCCGCCGGGCGGTGCCACGACGGCGGGTGCCACGCCTCCGCCGCGCAGCAGCGGCAGCAGTAGCACCGACAAGGCCAAGCCTGTGCCCGTCCCTCGCGAGCGCGACCCTGTCGTGCCGCCCGCGTCGCGGCGCAGCGACTGGGGCTGGCCGACGCAGGGCGCGGTCATCGCCGGTTTCAACGGCAACAGCAACAAGGGCCTGGACATCAGCGGCAGCAGCGGCGAGCCCGTGCACGCGATCGGCGCCGGCTCGGTGGCCGCCACCGAAACCATGCGCGGCTACGGCAGCGTGATCATGGTCGACCACGGCGGCTCCTACATGTCGATCTACACCAACGTGGGCACGGTGGGCGTGAAGCAGGGCCAGCGCGTGCAGCGCGGCCAGAAGCTCGCCGAGATCGGCCCGGCGGAGGGCGGCCGCGCCAAGCTGCACTTCGAGATCCGCTACCGCGGCAAGGCCGTCGATCCGCGCCTGTACCTGCCCGCGAAGTAG
- a CDS encoding ATP-binding response regulator: MKPSVPAALASPLQPPRDRGVRGLIAACLRFSDLQLQQVEQMIRTTPWAWMLAALGGYLCYREYATGADGARVQAWFTVYCFLVAVRGGIWVAWALRPGRRSNLAAMALPLMASSQSLALSWGVLCVLLQKDGPAQAEAILHITMVTVSLGGAIRLSTMERSAIVYVGLILGPLVLRDIWFGGSYHLAMAMIVTLIGVYTLLSSRELSRALHEIQAQRRRNAELVTALSAENERSRSARQTAEEAVAARMRFFASANHDLRQPLNAMALLAQTLHTVSTQPQVQQLSEQLVACADGMTDVVDDLLDITRADAGSISPQWSHFAIDALLRDCCRPHQAVAAAKGLKFEMAIDPATVRSDRALLTRVLTNLLANAIRYTRKGTVRIGGAVDNGRLRLAIEDTGIGITPEHLPHIFDEFYQIDNPARDRRLGYGLGLATVKRLSELLDLGVTVRSQPGQGSVFEVQVPLADAAESGRADDAERLAASSTTALAVRVLVVDDDQSSLQALQGLLASWGAEVRAASDMAGALGCLQAGFRPDALVVDLRLGVQASGIQAIADLRLALNEAELPALIVTGDVGGDYLAAAREAGLPVLVKPVRPSQLRAFLGHAQARSRERVPD, from the coding sequence ATGAAGCCTTCGGTGCCTGCCGCCCTCGCATCGCCGCTGCAACCGCCGCGCGACCGTGGTGTGCGCGGCCTCATCGCCGCATGCCTGCGCTTCTCGGACCTCCAGCTCCAGCAGGTCGAGCAGATGATCCGCACCACGCCGTGGGCGTGGATGCTGGCCGCGCTCGGTGGGTACCTGTGCTACCGCGAATACGCGACGGGCGCGGACGGCGCGCGCGTGCAGGCGTGGTTCACCGTCTACTGCTTTCTCGTCGCCGTGCGGGGCGGCATCTGGGTGGCATGGGCGCTGCGGCCCGGCCGTCGATCGAACCTTGCGGCGATGGCGTTGCCCCTCATGGCCAGCAGCCAGAGCCTGGCCTTGTCGTGGGGTGTCCTGTGCGTCCTGCTGCAGAAGGATGGGCCGGCGCAGGCCGAGGCCATCCTTCACATCACGATGGTCACCGTCTCGCTCGGTGGCGCGATCCGGCTCTCGACGATGGAGCGGTCGGCCATCGTCTACGTGGGCCTCATCCTCGGCCCGCTGGTGCTGCGCGACATCTGGTTCGGTGGCAGCTACCACCTGGCCATGGCGATGATCGTGACGCTGATCGGCGTCTACACGCTGCTGAGTTCCAGGGAACTCTCGCGCGCGCTGCACGAGATCCAGGCGCAGCGCCGGCGCAATGCCGAACTGGTGACCGCGCTGAGCGCCGAAAACGAACGCAGCCGCTCGGCCCGCCAGACCGCCGAAGAAGCCGTGGCGGCGCGCATGCGCTTCTTCGCCTCGGCCAACCACGACCTTCGCCAGCCGCTCAACGCGATGGCGCTGCTCGCGCAGACGCTGCACACGGTCAGCACGCAGCCGCAGGTGCAACAGCTCTCGGAGCAGCTCGTGGCTTGCGCCGACGGCATGACCGATGTGGTCGACGACCTGCTCGACATCACACGCGCCGATGCCGGATCGATCAGCCCGCAGTGGTCGCATTTCGCCATCGACGCGCTGCTGCGCGACTGCTGCCGGCCACACCAGGCGGTGGCTGCGGCCAAGGGTCTGAAGTTCGAGATGGCCATCGACCCCGCCACCGTCCGCAGCGACCGTGCCTTGCTCACGCGCGTGCTCACCAACCTGCTGGCGAACGCCATCCGCTACACGCGCAAGGGCACGGTGCGCATCGGCGGCGCGGTCGACAACGGACGGCTGCGACTCGCCATCGAAGACACGGGCATCGGCATCACGCCCGAGCACCTGCCGCACATCTTCGACGAGTTCTATCAAATCGATAACCCGGCGCGCGACCGCCGCCTGGGCTATGGCCTTGGCCTTGCGACCGTCAAGCGATTGAGCGAACTGCTCGACCTGGGCGTGACCGTGCGCTCGCAGCCGGGGCAGGGCAGTGTGTTCGAAGTGCAGGTGCCGTTGGCCGATGCGGCCGAGAGCGGGCGGGCGGACGATGCCGAACGGCTCGCTGCGTCATCGACCACCGCATTGGCGGTGCGCGTGCTCGTGGTCGATGACGACCAGAGTTCGTTGCAGGCGCTGCAAGGGCTGCTGGCCTCCTGGGGCGCGGAGGTGCGCGCCGCGAGCGACATGGCGGGCGCGCTGGGTTGCCTGCAGGCGGGCTTCCGGCCCGATGCGCTCGTGGTCGACTTGCGGCTCGGCGTGCAGGCCAGCGGCATCCAGGCCATCGCGGACCTGCGCCTCGCATTGAACGAGGCTGAGCTGCCCGCGTTGATCGTGACCGGCGATGTGGGAGGCGACTACCTGGCCGCAGCGCGCGAGGCCGGCCTGCCGGTGCTCGTCAAGCCCGTGCGGCCTTCGCAGCTGCGCGCCTTCCTGGGCCATGCGCAGGCGCGCAGCCGGGAGCGCGTGCCCGACTGA
- a CDS encoding response regulator transcription factor: protein MKLLLVDDHPLFGVGFAHALTHARPDFEVQTALSLAEGVARASQCAPDIVLIDYRLGGEDGLEGLRLFGARHPLVSRLMISGDEEPALAARARAAGAAGFIGKSRSVAHIAAALDEVAAGGESFDVLTSRTGLPVASLTPRQLEVLLLVAQGRQNKQIAAELAIAERTVKLHITALLDTMDARNRTHLLVQARRAGLLLEPR from the coding sequence ATGAAACTCCTGCTTGTCGACGATCACCCGCTGTTCGGTGTCGGCTTTGCGCATGCGCTGACGCACGCCCGCCCCGACTTCGAAGTGCAGACCGCGCTCTCGCTGGCCGAAGGCGTCGCGCGTGCCTCGCAATGCGCGCCCGACATCGTGCTGATCGACTACCGCCTGGGCGGCGAAGACGGCCTCGAGGGCTTGCGCCTCTTCGGGGCCCGGCATCCCCTCGTGTCGCGCCTGATGATCTCGGGCGACGAAGAACCCGCACTCGCCGCCCGCGCACGCGCCGCGGGGGCGGCCGGCTTCATCGGCAAGTCGCGCTCGGTGGCGCACATCGCGGCGGCGCTGGACGAGGTGGCCGCCGGTGGCGAGTCTTTCGATGTGCTGACGTCGCGCACCGGCCTGCCGGTGGCGAGCCTCACGCCGCGCCAGCTCGAAGTGCTGCTGCTGGTGGCGCAAGGCCGCCAGAACAAGCAGATCGCCGCCGAGCTGGCGATTGCGGAACGCACGGTCAAGCTCCACATCACGGCGCTGCTCGACACGATGGACGCGCGCAACCGCACCCACCTGCTGGTCCAGGCGCGGCGCGCGGGACTGCTGCTGGAGCCGCGATGA
- a CDS encoding InlB B-repeat-containing protein, with protein sequence MTKTSSYGRWLVCAGALALLAACGGGGGGGSGGGALPPLGLFPPAPPPAAATHRLEIGITGSGRVGSQPAGIDCTDRCSADFSAGTEVVLAARPAAGQVLVNWGGACSGNASTCTVRMDAALGVTATFVAAPPVIGWGDASALSAGGASLPKTAIDAQGRALVVWRQIEGNPQVDRLWGSRYLPGSGWTAPQRLEANAGGVRDIRVAIDKPSGRAVVLWTQLSSVTGYDLWALPVDPAGGWGSPALLETGTGIVGNASVGIDANGNAVAVWSQIGPATRFSIYANRYTPAGGWGSAALIETNEVVGSVDGDPAVVVAGSGESVAVWKRSDGSSASLWTNRANASGTWTTATELVPDTGTGHSIGAHDLAIDAAGNALLAWGQVDLPGGSNQWESAVWFKRFSAGAWQSSNARVGAPFVATQALLSTPVLRMNAAGAAVVSWGRLDNALMAATAAPGAAFGADRAVRAAASQALASLPAVGVDDATNALVAWAQGNGVGTSDLYAARHTLADGWGTPVAQEGTDEIATAPDLAMNEVGNAVLVWQQFEAAVGTRILVRQYGSGR encoded by the coding sequence ATGACGAAGACGAGCAGCTACGGACGGTGGTTGGTGTGCGCAGGGGCGCTGGCCCTGCTGGCGGCCTGCGGCGGCGGTGGTGGCGGCGGATCGGGCGGCGGCGCGCTGCCGCCCCTCGGCCTCTTTCCACCCGCGCCCCCGCCGGCGGCAGCGACCCATCGACTGGAGATCGGCATCACCGGCAGCGGGCGCGTCGGCTCGCAGCCCGCGGGCATCGACTGCACCGATCGCTGCAGTGCGGATTTCAGCGCGGGCACGGAGGTCGTCCTCGCGGCCAGGCCGGCCGCGGGACAGGTGCTCGTCAATTGGGGCGGCGCCTGCAGCGGCAACGCCAGCACCTGCACCGTGCGGATGGACGCGGCACTCGGCGTGACGGCCACTTTCGTGGCCGCACCGCCGGTGATCGGCTGGGGCGATGCGTCGGCGCTGTCGGCCGGCGGCGCCAGCCTGCCGAAGACCGCGATCGACGCGCAAGGGCGTGCGCTGGTCGTGTGGCGTCAGATCGAAGGCAACCCCCAGGTGGATCGCCTGTGGGGCAGCCGCTACCTGCCCGGCAGCGGCTGGACCGCGCCGCAGCGCCTCGAGGCCAACGCCGGCGGCGTGCGCGACATCCGCGTTGCCATCGACAAGCCCAGCGGCCGCGCCGTCGTGCTGTGGACCCAGCTGAGCTCCGTGACTGGCTACGACCTGTGGGCGCTGCCCGTCGACCCCGCAGGCGGCTGGGGCAGCCCCGCGCTGCTGGAGACCGGCACCGGCATCGTCGGCAACGCCAGCGTGGGCATCGACGCCAACGGCAACGCCGTCGCCGTGTGGTCGCAGATCGGACCAGCCACGCGCTTCAGCATCTATGCCAACCGCTACACCCCCGCCGGCGGCTGGGGCAGCGCTGCGCTCATCGAGACCAACGAAGTCGTGGGCAGCGTGGACGGCGACCCAGCTGTCGTGGTCGCGGGGTCCGGCGAATCGGTCGCGGTGTGGAAGCGCTCCGACGGCAGCAGCGCCTCGCTCTGGACCAACCGCGCCAACGCAAGCGGCACCTGGACCACGGCCACTGAACTCGTGCCCGACACCGGCACCGGCCACTCCATCGGCGCCCACGACCTGGCGATCGACGCCGCCGGCAACGCCCTGCTCGCCTGGGGCCAGGTCGACCTGCCCGGCGGCAGCAACCAGTGGGAGAGCGCCGTGTGGTTCAAGCGCTTCTCGGCGGGCGCATGGCAGAGCAGCAACGCACGCGTGGGCGCACCCTTCGTCGCCACGCAGGCGTTGCTGAGCACGCCCGTGCTGCGCATGAATGCGGCAGGCGCGGCGGTCGTGAGCTGGGGGCGGCTGGACAACGCGCTCATGGCGGCGACAGCGGCGCCGGGGGCAGCATTCGGCGCGGACCGTGCGGTGCGGGCCGCAGCTTCACAGGCGTTGGCGAGCTTGCCTGCTGTGGGTGTCGACGATGCGACCAACGCGCTGGTGGCCTGGGCGCAGGGCAATGGGGTGGGAACGAGCGATCTCTATGCGGCTCGGCACACGTTGGCGGATGGCTGGGGGACGCCGGTGGCTCAGGAGGGCACGGACGAAATTGCGACTGCGCCGGATCTGGCGATGAATGAAGTGGGGAATGCGGTGTTGGTTTGGCAGCAGTTTGAGGCTGCGGTGGGAACGCGCATTCTGGTGCGGCAGTACGGGTCGGGCAGGTAA